The DNA segment TAATCGTGCAGAATCTCAGTGCTGCTGTAGATATCATCTTAGAATCTTCGGTTGTGAAAATCTAAATTAAAAACCCCTACCTATCCAGGAAGGGGTCAGATTTGGAAATATTTGGGTTGTTTTTCTTGCAAATCTGAACCGAGTTAGCGTAGAAAACTGCTAATCAACCACAATAATATAAAAGTCAGTACCGTTGAAAACTGATTTGCAGTGAAGCTGATAGCGGGTATTTGCGGCAATAGTAAACCAGCAATCAGTCCACCAGTAATTAAGCCTATAATCAGACCTACAAGAGTGAACAAAACTGCTCTACCAAATCGGCCTTCTTTACGATTGAGAAAGAAAATACTAGTTCCTACCCCAATTACCAACGCCAACTGCAAAACTTGATCGCCTGCTGCTGGATAAAAAACACTAATAGCACTCAAACCCAAAAACCAAACCCCTGGCAAAAGCACATCTGTCCCTGAAGGCTGATCTAATATTTTTTGCAGCCATACAGGGGACTGCTCGCGGGGTGTTAAGTTTTCTTTAGGAGGCGATTGCACTCTTAACTCTGGAAAGCGGATACGTTCAGGAACCTTGATTTTACCTTCTTGGCGCATCCTCAAACGATCCATTAAAATCGCATCGTAGGCAGCCTCAATGATTTCTACACTCTTGCTATCGCCACTATATTGTTCAAATAGGCGATTGCGAGCGTCCTGAATCTCATCAAAGCTAGCATCTTCTGATACCCCAAGTTTTTCGTAGGGACTTTGATCGCTCATGGGAGTTTATAATTCAGCCTTAGTCAGGGGCAGTCTTTGATCGAAGGAAACAATTTTAGGTTTTATTTTGATCGAAAACAAAAGTATCGA comes from the Nostoc sp. PCC 7120 = FACHB-418 genome and includes:
- a CDS encoding CPP1-like family protein codes for the protein MSDQSPYEKLGVSEDASFDEIQDARNRLFEQYSGDSKSVEIIEAAYDAILMDRLRMRQEGKIKVPERIRFPELRVQSPPKENLTPREQSPVWLQKILDQPSGTDVLLPGVWFLGLSAISVFYPAAGDQVLQLALVIGVGTSIFFLNRKEGRFGRAVLFTLVGLIIGLITGGLIAGLLLPQIPAISFTANQFSTVLTFILLWLISSFLR